The following coding sequences are from one Venturia canescens isolate UGA chromosome 5, ASM1945775v1, whole genome shotgun sequence window:
- the LOC122411416 gene encoding uncharacterized protein — translation MRYSGLPSSHSVSELLEISLQLKRICTRGCLPLQKWTSNSPAALQHLDSSALQPEAVSIESEDSTTKLLGLVWDPIKDVFRFNLQANFSSTITKRIALSETAFLFDPLDFISPVIITAKIFMQELWLAKLQWDDLLPERLQPRWWQFRETRHGCCGLSSIIFSGRLDVCQAHLFENKSSPSETAEYSSPRAFGCSSSVSAHFIRPENASAKRRACLSLDGLVGYSHLGLFTTSSLERLRPESSFTHSRIDFNGKMALHFRKGESSGLCFARTNSSSVIQHSLWWSGPTWLMSTSDNWPAQPINLPTDAPLEHRPGFIFTSNLEPIGEIWDLVHRYSSLTRLLRITAMCQRALHRFERSSPVRTDIQLTPDDLEPARLFWVLHIQSAHFAAELRSISNGNFLTRGHFLSALTPFIDSHGTLRVGGRLQHSSLNLEAKHPAILPRHSTFTTLVIADAHFKTLHGGT, via the exons ATGCGCTATTCCGGCTTACCTTCGTCACATTCTGTCTCAGAGCTTCTAGAAATTTCCCTTCAACTTAAAAGAATCTGCACTCGCGGTTGCCTTCCCCTTCAGAAATGGACTTCAAATTCACCAGCGGCTCTTCAACATCTTGACTCTTCAGCCTTACAACCTGAAGCAGTTTCGATTGAATCGGAGGATTCGACGACGAAGCTTTTGGGCCTAGTCTGGGATCCAATCAAGGACGTGTTCCGGTTCAATCTTCAGGCAAACTTCTCTTCAACAATAACTAAGCGGATCGCACTCTCGGAAACTGCTTTCTTATTCGATCCgcttgatttcatttctccaGTAATTATTACGGCCAAAATCTTCATGCAGGAGCTCTGGCTCGCAAAACTGCAGTGGGATGATCTTCTTCCGGAACGACTTCAACCTCGGTGGTGGCAATTTCGCGAAA CTCGCCATGGCTGCTGTGGTTTATCTTCGATCATCTTCTCCGGACGGCTCGACGTCTGTCAAGCTCATCTCTTCGAAAACAAGAGTAGCCCCTCTGAAACGGCTGAGTATTCCTCGCCTCGAGCTTTCGGCTGCTCTTCTTCTGTCTCGGCTCATTTCATACGTCCAGAAAATGCTTCCGCTAAACGGCGCGCCTGTCTATCTCTGGACGGACTCGTCGGTTACTCTCACCTGGGTCTCTTTACAACCAGCTCGCTGGAAAGACTTCGTCCGGAATCGAGTTTCACTCATTCAAGAATTGACTTCAACGGCAAAATGGCGCTTCATTTCAGAAAAGGAGAATCCAGCGGACTGTGCTTCGCGAGGACTAACTCCTCTTCAGTTATCCAGCATTCGCTCTGGTGGTCTGGTCCCACTTGGCTAATGAGCACTTCAGACAACTGGCCGGCACAACCAATAAATCTTCCTACGGACGCTCCACTTGAGCATCGGCCCGGCTTCATCTTCACATCCAACCTCGAACCAATAGGCGAGATTTGGGATCTTGTACATCGGTATTCTTCATTGACACGACTTCTTCGCATCACGGCAATGTGTCAACGGGCTCTTCATCGATTCGAGCGCTCCTCACCGGTTCGGACGGACATACAGCTCACTCCAGACGATCTTGAACCAGCAAGACTCTTCTGGGTACTACATATACAATCAGCTCATTTCGCTGCGGAACTTCGGTCAATCTCAAACGGAAATTTTTTGACACGGGGTCATTTCTTGTCGGCCTTGACTCCCTTTATCGATTCGCATGGAACTCTTCGCGTCGGGGGACGCCTGCAGCATTCCAGTCTAAACTTGGAAGCAAAACATCCGGCTATCCTTCCACGTCATTCGACATTCACGACGCTCGTCATCGCTGACGCGCACTTCAAGACTCTTCACGGCGGAACTTAA